In Croceicoccus sp. Ery15, a genomic segment contains:
- a CDS encoding histidine phosphotransferase family protein has translation MSTDSIQLASLIASRLCHDLLSPVGGMANGIELLVDETDPKMREQCIDLLAQGARRTATRLRFFRLAFGAAGGFDAQLPAAEIEELVRAQAAEGRDIDVQWAVSVAELSKSAAKVLLNYALIGIDALPRGGTLAIAAEEREGSYEIAVRAEGMRIAFDKDIGRALEGGIAMDDLSAHTAPAMLVRLLAQECGGGVQHALTPAEGAGGALVLGAILPRG, from the coding sequence ATGTCTACGGATTCCATCCAGCTTGCCAGCCTGATCGCATCGCGCCTGTGTCACGACCTGTTGTCGCCTGTTGGCGGCATGGCGAATGGCATCGAATTGCTGGTCGATGAAACTGACCCGAAAATGCGCGAACAATGCATCGATCTGCTGGCGCAAGGTGCGCGGCGAACGGCGACCCGGCTCCGCTTTTTCCGGCTGGCGTTCGGCGCGGCGGGCGGCTTTGACGCGCAGCTTCCCGCGGCGGAGATCGAGGAACTGGTCCGCGCGCAAGCGGCCGAGGGGCGCGATATCGACGTGCAATGGGCCGTATCCGTGGCCGAATTGTCCAAGTCGGCGGCCAAGGTGCTTTTGAACTATGCGCTGATCGGCATCGATGCCCTGCCGCGCGGCGGAACGCTGGCCATCGCGGCGGAAGAGCGCGAGGGCAGCTATGAAATCGCCGTCCGGGCTGAGGGGATGCGGATCGCATTCGACAAGGATATCGGCCGCGCGCTGGAAGGCGGGATCGCAATGGATGATCTGTCGGCCCATACCGCCCCTGCCATGCTGGTCCGCCTGTTGGCGCAGGAATGCGGCGGCGGGGTGCAGCACGCGCTGACCCCGGCAGAAGGCGCGGGCGGGGCGCTGGTGCTGGGCGCCATTTTGCCCCGTGGCTGA
- the mtgA gene encoding monofunctional biosynthetic peptidoglycan transglycosylase yields MIRRITFFIVKLILALVVLSLLLTLMFRFVPVPVTATMVMDQNGITKDWEPLENIDRNLVRAVIAAEDSKFCTHDGFDAEAIASAMARNAQVKANGGGRIRGGSTISQQTAKNVFLWQGGGYFRKGLEAWFTLLIENIWGKRRIMEVYLNIAETGIGTYGAEAGSQRYFKHSAETLSRSEAARMAAALPLPKERAVVSPSGWLRHHGNTIASRINVVANEGLDACVYE; encoded by the coding sequence ATGATCCGACGCATCACATTCTTTATCGTCAAGCTGATACTCGCTCTTGTCGTACTCAGCCTCCTCCTTACCCTGATGTTCCGTTTTGTGCCCGTGCCGGTCACCGCCACCATGGTCATGGACCAGAACGGCATCACCAAGGACTGGGAGCCGCTGGAGAACATCGACCGCAATCTGGTCCGCGCCGTGATCGCGGCAGAGGATTCCAAGTTCTGCACCCACGACGGTTTCGATGCCGAGGCGATCGCCAGTGCCATGGCACGCAATGCGCAGGTCAAGGCAAATGGGGGCGGACGTATCCGTGGCGGCTCCACCATCAGCCAGCAGACCGCGAAGAATGTCTTCCTTTGGCAGGGCGGCGGCTATTTCCGCAAAGGTCTGGAAGCCTGGTTCACGCTTTTGATCGAGAATATCTGGGGCAAACGCCGGATCATGGAAGTCTATCTCAATATCGCGGAAACCGGCATCGGCACATACGGCGCAGAGGCCGGATCGCAGCGCTATTTCAAGCATTCCGCCGAAACGCTGAGCCGCAGCGAGGCCGCGCGCATGGCCGCTGCCCTGCCGCTGCCCAAGGAACGCGCCGTGGTAAGCCCGTCGGGCTGGCTGCGTCATCACGGCAATACTATCGCATCTCGGATCAATGTGGTGGCGAACGAAGGGCTGGACGCCTGCGTTTACGAATAG
- the rpoH gene encoding RNA polymerase sigma factor RpoH: MTNTKPTVPALGGEQSLNRYLSEIKKFPVLTAEQEYMLAKRYAEHEDPEAAAQLVTSHLRLVAKIAMGYRGYGLPVSDLISEGNVGLMQGVKKFEPDRGFRLATYAMWWIKASIQEFILRSWSLVKMGTTAAQKKLFFNLRRMKKNLEAYEDSDLHPDDVAKIATDLGVPEQEVINMNRRMMMGGDASLNVSMRADEEGSGQWQDWLTDDRPLQDETVADAEEKQVRHDMLVEAMDVLNDREKHILTERRLTDDPQTLEELSQVYDVSRERIRQIEVRAFEKIQKAMNRILEDRMSPALA, from the coding sequence GTGACGAACACAAAACCAACCGTTCCGGCCCTTGGCGGCGAGCAAAGCCTCAACCGCTACCTGTCGGAAATCAAGAAATTTCCGGTGCTTACGGCTGAGCAGGAATATATGCTCGCCAAGCGCTATGCCGAGCATGAAGATCCTGAGGCAGCGGCCCAGCTGGTCACCAGCCATCTGCGACTCGTGGCGAAAATCGCCATGGGCTATCGCGGCTATGGCCTGCCCGTGTCCGACCTGATCTCCGAAGGCAATGTCGGCCTGATGCAGGGCGTGAAGAAGTTCGAGCCCGATCGCGGCTTCCGCCTCGCTACCTATGCGATGTGGTGGATCAAGGCCTCTATTCAAGAGTTCATCCTGCGGTCCTGGTCGCTGGTCAAGATGGGCACGACCGCTGCGCAGAAGAAGCTGTTCTTCAATCTGCGCCGGATGAAGAAGAACCTCGAAGCCTATGAGGATTCGGATCTTCACCCCGACGATGTGGCAAAGATTGCAACCGATCTCGGCGTACCCGAGCAGGAAGTGATCAATATGAACCGGCGCATGATGATGGGCGGCGATGCGTCGCTCAACGTCTCCATGCGCGCGGACGAGGAAGGATCGGGCCAGTGGCAGGACTGGCTGACCGACGATCGTCCGCTGCAGGACGAAACGGTCGCCGACGCGGAAGAAAAACAGGTCCGTCACGACATGCTGGTCGAGGCAATGGACGTGCTGAACGACCGCGAAAAGCACATTCTGACCGAACGTCGCCTGACCGACGATCCGCAAACGCTGGAAGAGCTTTCGCAGGTCTATGATGTCAGCCGCGAACGCATCCGCCAGATCGAGGTGCGCGCGTTCGAGAAGATCCAGAAGGCGATGAACCGCATTCTGGAAGACCGCATGAGCCCTGCGCTGGCCTGA
- a CDS encoding NUDIX hydrolase codes for MTADRDAPEHIAWEGKWIIAKQRGRWEYVSRARSIRAAVILAVEDGHVLLVEQYRVPLGKPCIELPAGLIGDDDSAADEDPLAAAGRELEEETGYRAAVLEDAGEYHSSPGMVSESFTLVLAKGLTKIGRGGGVGGEDITPHRMPLDRLEQFVADARQAGKAIDVKLLLLLGAGLLRGE; via the coding sequence ATGACCGCCGACCGTGACGCACCCGAACATATCGCATGGGAAGGCAAGTGGATCATCGCCAAACAGCGGGGCCGCTGGGAATATGTGTCGCGTGCACGATCGATCCGCGCGGCGGTGATCCTGGCAGTAGAGGACGGGCATGTGCTGCTGGTGGAGCAATATCGCGTGCCCTTGGGCAAGCCCTGCATCGAATTGCCTGCCGGCCTGATCGGCGACGATGACAGCGCGGCCGACGAAGACCCGCTGGCAGCTGCGGGGCGCGAGCTGGAAGAGGAAACCGGCTATCGTGCCGCCGTGCTGGAAGATGCGGGCGAATATCATTCCTCGCCCGGCATGGTGAGCGAGAGCTTTACGCTGGTTCTGGCCAAGGGGCTGACCAAAATCGGCAGGGGCGGCGGTGTCGGCGGCGAGGATATCACCCCGCATCGCATGCCGCTGGACAGGCTGGAGCAATTCGTCGCCGATGCGCGGCAGGCGGGCAAGGCGATCGACGTCAAGCTGCTGTTGCTGCTGGGCGCGGGACTGCTGCGCGGGGAATGA
- a CDS encoding TPM domain-containing protein encodes MLTAGALLPWSGGAFRYVGETAGAGDKAPLPVRTVEPVIDPIGLFSAEEAGALRERVELARAETGARIVVMTTRGLRGESFDRFTNRFHAGWERGTGSNDAAIVFVSPADRLVGVSTGHGLPVRPTEAQRQAIIDAMKPLARAGDFKGAVLTGIKGVEDLLAKAGGPDVT; translated from the coding sequence ATGCTGACGGCGGGCGCCTTGCTGCCATGGAGCGGCGGCGCCTTCCGCTATGTGGGCGAAACGGCAGGGGCAGGCGATAAAGCGCCGCTGCCGGTACGGACGGTGGAGCCGGTGATCGACCCGATCGGCCTGTTCTCTGCCGAAGAGGCGGGGGCCTTGCGCGAAAGGGTTGAATTGGCGCGCGCGGAAACGGGCGCAAGGATTGTGGTGATGACGACGCGCGGCTTGCGGGGCGAGAGTTTCGATCGCTTTACCAACCGGTTCCACGCAGGATGGGAACGCGGGACGGGCAGCAACGATGCGGCGATCGTGTTCGTGTCACCAGCCGACAGGCTTGTTGGCGTGTCGACCGGTCATGGCTTGCCCGTCCGCCCGACCGAAGCGCAGCGGCAGGCGATCATCGATGCGATGAAACCGCTGGCCCGCGCGGGCGATTTCAAGGGTGCGGTGCTAACCGGAATAAAAGGGGTCGAGGATCTGCTGGCCAAGGCCGGCGGTCCGGATGTGACATGA
- a CDS encoding YgcG family protein, translated as MKRIIALIWLAVALCTAPAAFAQDFPKLTGRVVDAANIIPAAEEAMLGQKLAEFETRTQRQFVVATVPDLQGYDIADFGYRLGRAWGIGDEERNDGVLLIVAPNERKVRIEVGYGLEPVLTDGLSFLIINRQILPRFKSGDMPGGIVAGTDAVIEQLELPPEEAAKIAAQAEQQAAGEREGDGINMFEIIFLLIFLFFFIIPLLRGLRGGHRYRGSGPVIIWGGDDHWGGGSGGGGFGGGFGGGGGFSGGGGSFGGGGASGGW; from the coding sequence ATGAAACGGATAATTGCCCTGATCTGGCTTGCGGTCGCGCTGTGCACCGCACCGGCTGCCTTTGCGCAGGATTTCCCCAAGCTGACTGGCCGCGTAGTCGATGCGGCCAATATCATACCCGCAGCGGAAGAAGCGATGCTGGGCCAGAAACTGGCAGAGTTCGAAACCCGCACGCAGCGGCAGTTCGTGGTGGCGACGGTGCCCGACCTGCAAGGGTATGACATTGCCGATTTCGGTTACCGGCTGGGCCGCGCATGGGGCATCGGCGATGAAGAGCGCAACGACGGTGTCCTGCTGATCGTCGCGCCCAATGAACGCAAGGTGCGGATCGAGGTCGGCTATGGCCTTGAACCCGTGCTGACCGACGGATTGTCGTTCCTGATCATCAACCGGCAAATCCTGCCACGCTTTAAATCGGGCGATATGCCGGGCGGCATCGTCGCGGGCACCGATGCGGTGATCGAGCAGCTGGAGCTTCCCCCTGAAGAGGCAGCGAAGATCGCGGCGCAGGCCGAACAGCAGGCTGCCGGCGAGCGCGAGGGCGACGGGATCAATATGTTCGAAATCATCTTCCTCCTGATCTTCCTGTTCTTCTTTATCATTCCCCTGCTGCGCGGCCTGCGCGGCGGGCATCGGTATCGCGGCAGCGGGCCGGTGATCATCTGGGGCGGGGACGATCATTGGGGCGGCGGCTCTGGCGGCGGCGGTTTTGGGGGCGGCTTTGGCGGCGGCGGCGGCTTTTCCGGCGGGGGCGGCAGCTTTGGCGGCGGCGGCGCGAGCGGGGGCTGGTAA
- a CDS encoding LemA family protein, protein MAITNPLRIVLAAALASMLAACGINSVPTAEEEAKARWADVQNAYDRRAQAIPNLAAVAKGAAEQERGILTDVIEARAKATSIQVSADDLGDAAKMAEYAQAQGALSQGLGRLLANFEAYPDLKSITNYQMLQSQVEGSENRINVAVRDYNEAVREYNTTIRTFPDIIGAKLVHGAEPMEPFEAVTPNAEQAPDLGEML, encoded by the coding sequence ATGGCAATCACCAATCCGCTGCGCATCGTTCTTGCGGCTGCGCTGGCCAGCATGCTGGCCGCATGCGGCATCAATTCCGTGCCCACTGCCGAGGAAGAGGCCAAGGCGCGCTGGGCCGATGTGCAGAACGCTTATGACCGCCGGGCACAGGCGATCCCGAACCTTGCCGCCGTCGCCAAGGGCGCGGCCGAGCAGGAGCGCGGCATTCTGACTGACGTGATCGAGGCGCGCGCCAAGGCGACGAGCATTCAGGTTAGTGCCGACGATCTGGGCGATGCCGCCAAGATGGCCGAATATGCGCAGGCACAGGGCGCGCTGTCGCAGGGGCTGGGCCGTCTGCTTGCCAATTTCGAGGCCTATCCCGACCTGAAGAGCATCACCAATTACCAGATGCTGCAAAGCCAGGTCGAAGGCAGCGAGAACCGCATCAATGTCGCCGTGCGCGATTATAACGAGGCGGTGCGCGAATATAATACCACCATCCGCACATTCCCCGACATCATCGGCGCCAAGCTGGTGCATGGGGCGGAACCGATGGAGCCGTTCGAGGCGGTGACGCCCAATGCCGAACAGGCGCCCGATCTGGGTGAGATGCTCTGA
- the mscL gene encoding large conductance mechanosensitive channel protein MscL, which translates to MLTEFKKFIARGNVLDLAVGVVIGAAFGKITTSLTENIIMPLLGWIFGTMDWSNHFILLGSIPEGYEGDPANFAALKEAGVPMIGYGDLITQIINFLLIAFALFLLVRGANKIIEEAEKQKKEAEATSEEEAVTTDPTLDVLKEIRDQLAAKG; encoded by the coding sequence ATGCTCACCGAATTCAAGAAATTCATCGCCCGTGGCAATGTGCTCGATCTGGCGGTCGGCGTCGTCATCGGCGCGGCTTTCGGCAAGATCACGACCTCGCTGACCGAAAATATCATCATGCCGCTGCTGGGCTGGATTTTCGGCACGATGGACTGGTCGAACCATTTTATCCTGCTCGGCTCCATCCCCGAGGGGTATGAGGGCGATCCCGCCAATTTCGCCGCCCTGAAAGAAGCGGGCGTGCCGATGATCGGCTATGGCGACCTGATCACCCAGATCATCAATTTCCTGCTGATCGCCTTTGCCCTGTTCCTGCTGGTGCGCGGCGCGAACAAGATCATCGAAGAAGCCGAAAAGCAGAAAAAGGAAGCCGAGGCGACGAGCGAGGAAGAAGCGGTGACCACCGATCCCACGCTCGACGTGCTCAAAGAAATTCGCGACCAGCTGGCTGCCAAGGGCTGA
- a CDS encoding M67 family metallopeptidase, protein MTRTVIDTMTAAAGMAVPDEACGLLLGQGAHIDAFRPTANVATDRARHFEIDPAALIAAHKVERDGGKRLIGFFHSHPTGLPEPSATDRAQAARDGRVWAIATPDGAIGWFVSDVAGFMPLVPQILP, encoded by the coding sequence GTGACAAGAACCGTCATCGACACGATGACCGCTGCCGCCGGCATGGCTGTGCCGGACGAGGCATGCGGATTGTTGCTGGGGCAGGGCGCCCATATCGATGCCTTTCGCCCGACCGCCAATGTCGCCACCGACCGCGCCCGCCATTTCGAGATCGATCCCGCCGCCCTGATCGCCGCGCACAAGGTCGAGAGGGACGGCGGCAAAAGGCTGATCGGCTTTTTCCATTCGCATCCCACCGGTCTGCCCGAACCGTCCGCCACCGATCGGGCGCAGGCGGCGCGTGACGGGCGGGTCTGGGCCATCGCGACGCCCGATGGCGCGATCGGCTGGTTCGTCAGCGACGTTGCGGGTTTTATGCCGTTAGTGCCGCAAATCCTGCCCTGA
- a CDS encoding N-acetylmuramoyl-L-alanine amidase, translated as MVVMHYTDMPDVEEAIARMCDPEAEVSAHYCITRQGELVRLVDEDKRAWHAGKSYWRGNTDVNSASIGIEMDNPGHTWGYEPFTDPQMETLCILLADIVKRHDIPRANVVGHSDVAPRRKVDPGEMFDWARLAKHRLALPRPGIRLGDPFENDGAFFLALERFGYDISDGHAAVRAFQRRFRPECIDGEVDGEIRAMLFALLLDRDRGVTR; from the coding sequence ATGGTGGTCATGCATTATACCGACATGCCTGATGTCGAAGAGGCGATCGCCCGCATGTGCGATCCCGAGGCGGAAGTCAGCGCCCATTACTGCATCACGCGCCAAGGCGAGCTGGTGCGGCTGGTGGATGAGGACAAGCGCGCGTGGCACGCGGGCAAATCGTACTGGCGCGGCAATACCGACGTGAATTCGGCCAGCATCGGGATCGAGATGGACAATCCCGGCCACACATGGGGCTATGAACCCTTTACCGATCCGCAGATGGAAACGCTGTGCATCCTGCTGGCCGATATCGTGAAGCGGCACGATATTCCGCGGGCGAATGTGGTGGGCCATTCCGATGTAGCCCCGCGGCGCAAGGTGGACCCCGGCGAAATGTTCGACTGGGCACGGCTGGCGAAACATCGGCTGGCGCTGCCGCGTCCCGGTATACGGCTGGGTGATCCGTTCGAAAATGACGGGGCGTTCTTTCTGGCGCTGGAACGGTTCGGCTATGACATTTCCGATGGCCATGCGGCGGTGCGCGCGTTCCAGCGGCGGTTTCGCCCCGAATGTATCGACGGCGAGGTCGATGGCGAGATTCGCGCCATGCTGTTCGCCTTGCTGCTCGACCGCGACCGCGGCGTCACGCGCTAG
- a CDS encoding TonB-dependent receptor — MKKLLLRSTAIIAVAVPAAAHAQSTGSIDFEDEIVVTGALSTDVGGVEIPETPRAKQVLTEEVIRRQRPGQTVNDIINLVPGVSFQNNDPWGSMGGGFTIRGFGADRVSQTLDGLPLNDSGNYALYTNQQVDSEILEQVNVNLGVTDIDSPTASASGGTVNLRTRVPSDSFKVTTTMTVGDVLSKGSYDDSLYMRGFGMIDTGDITGFGTKAFISASYQTYGVPYNPYGKVDKTQLNARIYQDLGSNGDFVSVAGHWNQNRNNFAGSESLSDLMGYYDGTFSKRDRFTVYDKESEAGYPCTVEPGLIYQGGGQNGVSERYDDSSECGEPFYRRYNPSDTGNIRGSSRFTLMDNLILTVDPSYQYVKANGGGPDDPREAFFTIDGVNYTGAFNGGYYFGRDLNGDGDLLDRIAGNDPSQTQTDRYGVLANLLYEINNDHRVRLAYTWDRARHRQTGQITYMLQNGEPSDVFAIDNPLLDLNGVEVNKRDRLSYAILHQVSGEYRGRFGDLTTVLGLRAPFFKRELNQNCYTTSISGFVDCPNPGQDMTAYEAANPDHAPPQQRTYKYDKVLPSVGFTYDVTGAASLFANYSKGISVPGTDPLYDSLYLSDEDFARPVPETTDSFDAGVRFQQGGVTAQLAGWYTRYNDRLASAFDPNANDGEGATVYRNLGRVDKWGVDGSVAFMPTSNTLLYVFGSYNDSEIKEDVIADGGVLDTAGKRESGAPNYSFGARGQVRFGDLELGVQAKRTGERWIDDENTEKTPAYTLVDFDARYNIAEFATGGNMALQLNVTNIFDEYYIGYFGGSLTGESFAQIGAPRAGSLSIIIGY; from the coding sequence ATGAAGAAATTGCTTCTTCGCAGCACCGCGATCATCGCAGTGGCAGTGCCTGCCGCCGCGCACGCACAGTCGACCGGCTCGATCGACTTTGAAGACGAAATCGTCGTTACCGGCGCTCTGTCGACCGATGTCGGCGGTGTCGAGATTCCGGAAACGCCGCGCGCCAAGCAGGTGTTGACCGAGGAAGTTATCCGTCGTCAGCGCCCCGGCCAGACGGTCAACGACATCATCAACCTGGTTCCCGGCGTCAGCTTCCAGAACAACGACCCGTGGGGTTCGATGGGCGGCGGCTTCACGATCCGCGGCTTCGGCGCCGACCGCGTGTCGCAGACGCTTGACGGTCTGCCGCTGAACGATTCGGGCAACTATGCGCTTTACACCAACCAGCAGGTCGATTCCGAAATTCTGGAGCAGGTGAACGTCAACCTTGGTGTGACCGACATCGACAGCCCCACGGCTTCGGCTTCGGGCGGTACGGTCAACCTGCGTACCCGCGTTCCCAGCGACAGCTTCAAGGTCACCACGACCATGACGGTCGGCGATGTGCTGTCCAAGGGCAGCTATGACGACAGCCTGTATATGCGCGGCTTCGGGATGATCGATACCGGCGACATCACCGGCTTCGGCACCAAGGCGTTCATCTCGGCCAGCTACCAGACCTATGGCGTTCCCTATAACCCCTATGGCAAGGTCGATAAGACGCAGCTGAACGCGCGTATCTATCAGGACCTTGGCAGCAACGGCGATTTCGTATCGGTTGCCGGTCACTGGAACCAGAACCGCAACAATTTCGCGGGTTCGGAAAGCCTTAGCGATCTGATGGGCTACTATGACGGCACATTCTCAAAGCGCGATCGCTTCACCGTCTATGACAAGGAATCCGAAGCGGGCTATCCCTGCACCGTCGAGCCGGGCCTAATCTATCAGGGCGGTGGTCAGAACGGCGTTTCGGAACGCTATGACGACAGCAGCGAGTGCGGCGAACCCTTCTATCGCCGTTACAACCCGTCGGACACGGGCAACATCCGCGGTTCGTCGCGCTTCACGCTGATGGATAATCTGATCCTGACCGTGGACCCCAGCTATCAATACGTCAAAGCCAATGGCGGCGGCCCCGACGATCCGCGTGAAGCCTTTTTCACCATCGACGGCGTAAACTATACCGGCGCATTCAACGGCGGCTATTACTTCGGTCGCGACCTGAACGGCGACGGCGATCTGCTCGACCGTATTGCCGGTAACGATCCCAGCCAGACCCAGACCGACCGTTACGGCGTGCTGGCCAACCTGCTGTACGAGATCAACAACGACCACCGCGTCCGCCTGGCCTATACTTGGGACCGTGCACGTCACCGTCAGACCGGCCAGATCACCTATATGCTGCAGAACGGCGAGCCGAGCGACGTGTTCGCGATCGACAATCCGCTGCTGGATTTGAACGGCGTGGAAGTGAACAAGCGCGATCGCCTTTCCTATGCGATCCTGCATCAGGTTTCGGGTGAATATCGCGGCCGTTTCGGCGACCTGACGACCGTGCTGGGCCTGCGCGCGCCTTTCTTCAAGCGTGAGCTGAACCAGAACTGCTACACCACCTCGATCAGCGGCTTCGTCGATTGTCCGAACCCCGGTCAGGACATGACCGCCTATGAAGCAGCCAATCCCGATCACGCCCCGCCGCAGCAGCGCACCTATAAGTACGACAAGGTGCTGCCGAGCGTCGGCTTTACCTATGACGTAACCGGTGCGGCGTCGCTGTTCGCAAACTACTCCAAGGGCATTTCGGTGCCGGGCACCGATCCGCTGTATGACTCGCTGTACCTGTCGGACGAAGACTTTGCCCGTCCGGTTCCGGAAACCACCGACAGCTTCGACGCTGGCGTGCGTTTCCAGCAGGGCGGCGTGACGGCACAGCTGGCCGGTTGGTATACCCGCTATAACGATCGTCTGGCTTCGGCCTTCGATCCGAATGCGAACGACGGCGAAGGTGCGACGGTCTATCGTAACCTGGGTCGCGTCGATAAGTGGGGTGTCGACGGTTCGGTGGCCTTTATGCCGACATCGAACACGCTGCTTTATGTTTTCGGTTCGTATAACGACTCCGAAATCAAGGAAGACGTGATCGCTGACGGCGGCGTTCTGGATACGGCCGGCAAGCGCGAATCGGGCGCTCCGAACTACTCGTTCGGTGCACGCGGTCAGGTTCGTTTTGGCGATCTGGAACTGGGTGTTCAGGCGAAGCGGACCGGCGAGCGCTGGATCGACGACGAGAACACCGAGAAGACGCCGGCCTATACGCTGGTCGACTTCGACGCCCGCTATAACATCGCCGAGTTCGCAACCGGTGGTAACATGGCGCTGCAGCTGAACGTCACCAACATCTTCGACGAGTACTACATCGGCTACTTCGGTGGTTCGCTGACGGGTGAAAGCTTTGCCCAGATCGGCGCACCGCGTGCGGGCAGCCTGTCGATCATCATCGGTTACTGA
- a CDS encoding TPM domain-containing protein — translation MAQKPIYLGEEDHLRVTAAVSAAEQHTSGEIVTILTEKSDDYLDVALCWAAAASLVGLAALAMNADFYLRVWDTLTGQWGAEHTPSELFWMAGLFAALQFAGAMIVLAWWPFRLILVPGRIKTKRVHARAVSFFKVGAERRTHGRTGILIYLSMREHRAEIVADAAIAHQVPEAVWGEAMIDMLGELKEGRTAAAMVSGVEHVGRVLAEHFPRAEDDENEIPDRLIEL, via the coding sequence ATGGCACAGAAACCGATCTACCTGGGCGAAGAGGATCATCTTCGCGTGACGGCCGCCGTCAGCGCGGCGGAACAGCATACTTCGGGCGAGATCGTGACGATCCTGACCGAGAAATCGGACGATTATCTGGATGTCGCGCTGTGCTGGGCGGCGGCGGCTTCGCTGGTCGGGCTGGCGGCGCTGGCGATGAATGCCGATTTCTACCTGCGCGTGTGGGACACGCTGACGGGGCAATGGGGTGCGGAACATACGCCGTCGGAACTGTTCTGGATGGCGGGGCTGTTCGCGGCGCTGCAATTCGCGGGCGCGATGATCGTGCTGGCATGGTGGCCATTTCGCCTGATCCTCGTCCCCGGACGCATCAAGACAAAGCGCGTGCATGCCCGCGCCGTGTCCTTCTTCAAGGTCGGGGCCGAACGGCGCACACACGGGCGCACGGGCATCCTGATCTATCTGTCGATGCGCGAACACCGTGCCGAGATCGTGGCCGATGCCGCCATCGCCCATCAGGTGCCCGAAGCCGTGTGGGGCGAGGCGATGATCGACATGCTGGGCGAGTTGAAGGAAGGGCGCACCGCCGCCGCCATGGTGTCGGGCGTCGAGCATGTGGGCAGGGTGCTGGCCGAGCATTTCCCCCGCGCCGAGGATGACGAGAACGAAATCCCCGACCGCCTGATCGAGTTATAG
- a CDS encoding RluA family pseudouridine synthase has product MAEDDLADSDDAERIEGTVPPGERLDKALSHASGLSRERIKALIADGAITLNGKAVTSGSAKAASESPFAIAVPAPAPAQAVPQNIPLNVVFEDEHLIIVDKPAGMVVHPAAGNPDGTLVNALLHHCAGQLSGIGGVARPGIVHRIDKDTSGLLVAAKTDLAHEGLARQFADHSIDRAYRAVVKGQPIPAAGTIEGRIGRSSKDRKKMAVLDDNDTRGKHAITHFRTMKLLAGATLVECTLETGRTHQIRVHMSSIGHALIGDPVYGRSDSRFRPILNRLSFHRQALHAAMLGFTHPASDKRIQFYSEIPLDMAELIDTLART; this is encoded by the coding sequence ATGGCCGAGGACGATCTGGCGGACAGCGATGATGCCGAACGGATCGAAGGCACGGTCCCGCCGGGCGAAAGGCTGGACAAGGCGCTCAGCCATGCCAGCGGATTGTCGCGCGAAAGGATCAAGGCGCTGATTGCGGATGGCGCGATCACGCTGAACGGCAAGGCGGTCACATCGGGGTCGGCCAAAGCCGCAAGCGAAAGCCCCTTTGCAATCGCCGTTCCTGCCCCCGCGCCCGCACAGGCGGTGCCGCAAAACATTCCGCTCAACGTGGTGTTCGAGGATGAGCATCTGATCATCGTCGACAAGCCCGCGGGTATGGTCGTCCACCCTGCGGCGGGCAATCCCGACGGCACTTTGGTCAATGCGCTGCTGCATCACTGCGCGGGGCAATTATCGGGTATCGGCGGCGTGGCCCGCCCCGGCATCGTGCACCGGATCGACAAGGATACATCGGGCTTGCTGGTCGCCGCCAAAACCGATCTGGCGCATGAGGGGTTGGCGCGGCAATTTGCCGACCATTCGATCGATCGCGCCTATCGCGCCGTGGTCAAGGGTCAGCCCATTCCCGCTGCAGGCACGATCGAGGGACGAATCGGGCGCAGCAGCAAGGACCGCAAGAAAATGGCGGTGCTGGATGATAATGATACGCGGGGAAAACATGCAATTACGCATTTCCGGACGATGAAACTCTTGGCGGGTGCGACTTTGGTCGAATGCACGCTGGAAACGGGGCGCACCCATCAGATCCGCGTTCACATGTCGTCAATCGGTCATGCGCTAATAGGAGACCCTGTCTATGGGCGCTCCGATTCCCGATTTCGACCGATTCTCAATCGGCTATCCTTTCACCGTCAGGCCCTTCACGCGGCCATGCTGGGATTCACCCATCCCGCAAGCGACAAACGGATACAATTTTACAGCGAGATTCCGCTCGATATGGCGGAACTGATCGATACACTCGCTCGTACATAG